The following DNA comes from Frankia casuarinae.
CCTGTCGCCGGACCCGTACGGCCGTGAAGAGCGGCCGCCTCTGCCCGCGCTACCGCACCTCCGAGGACATCATCTGATTGGCCTGCGCATAGGGTGTCGCCTCGGCGGCGCATGAGAACGTACCTTCTTCGTGGATCTCCCGGGCCGCGCGCAGCACGGCCGCGAGAGCGATACGCGGCAGGAGGGAGCCGAAACTGATGCGGCGGACACCGAGCAGGCCCAGTTCGGTCACCGACGGGAACGGGGGCGGGCCCACCAGGACGTTCACCGGGCCCTGGACCCGCTTACAGACCTCGCGGATGGAGTCCGGGCCCAGCAGGCCCGGGGCGTAAAGCACATCGGCGCCGGCCGCCGCGTACGCCTGAAGGCGACGTATCGTATCTTCGAGATCGGGGTGGCCGTAGAGAAAGTTTTCGGCGCGTGCCGTGATGACGAAGGGGAAGGGCAGGCTTCGCGCGGCGGCGACCGCGTGGCCGACTCGTGCGACGGCGTCATCCAAGGCCAGGATCGGCGCCTGCGGTATTCCGGTGGCGTCCTCGATGGACCCCCCGACGGCTCCAGCCTCGGCGGCCAGCAGAACGGTCTTCTCGACGTCCCTGGGTGTCTGCGCGAAGCAGCTCTCGAGGTCGGCGGAGACCGGTAGCGGGGTTGCGGCGGCGATCGCACGGACGTTGGCAAAAGTCAGCGTGCGGTCGATCAGGTTCGCGCCGTCGGCCACACCGTGGCTGAAGGCCAGCCCGGCACTTGTGGTTCCGATGGCGACAAAGCCGGCCTGCGTCAGCAGGCGCGCGGTTCCGGCGTCCCAGGCATTTGCCATGACAAACGGACTGGCCTGCTCGTGTAGCTCACGGAATATCACCGCTTTGCGATGTTGCGCGGTCGTGTTGTCGTCCATCACATCAACTTTCCTGGGGGCAGTTGGGGCACCGGCGTGGATAGATGAGTTCTACGCGCTGGTCGACGGCCGGTGATGCGTCGCGGGTAGCGTCATCTTCGCAGGTGTCGCCTGCGGGTTTCGGCGCAACGCCGACATCAACGCGCCGCCCAGAATATTGCCGCAGGACGTGCGGTGAACGCGCGGGGAGGCATGGCATCGGCTGTGCCGACGAACCGCGAACCTCACCACCACGCCCCCTTTGGTGGGTGCGTAGGAGTCGGGATGCCCACCTTTCAGAGCGGGGAGGACGTCAGTCGCCAGCCCGGGACGCCCGCGGTGAGGGACGGTGGTTCTATGACCGACGACGACGATGACTGGGCCCCGCCGCCCGTGCCCCACGGCGACGGAGACCCGATAGCAGCCGCGGGCGAGGCGCTCAACGAAGCGGAGACCGCCCTGCGGACCTACGCCTGGATACCGGACGCGGACGAGGTCGATGCTGCCGCCGCCATCCTCCACCAGCTGGATTCCGGGCAGCATCGACCTGACGCCCCGGCCCGGTACCTCGTCCACCGGGCGCTGGACGAGACGTACCCGCAGCTGATCGCCTGGCGGCCCCGACCGCTGTACCTGTATGCGGCGGTGAAAACCGTGCAGCTTCTCGCCGCGGCACCGCCCACCCAGGAGCGTGACGATGCCACCCTCGTCGCCTGGGACCGCCTGACCGTCCTGCTCCGCGTCGTGTCCGCCACCGCGGGTGGCAGTAGCTGACATCTGCCCGGATCCGACATCTGCCCGGACCTGACACCTGCGCGACACCTGCCCGACACCTGCCCGCGCCGTCCCACCCGCACCCGGTGGCCGGCGACTGATCCGGAGGTGGCAGCCGCGATCGCCGAAGAAATAAGCTACATCGGCCCCCACCGCGGCGAGTCCGGAGGAGATGGTCGCGTTGCGTTTGGAGAGGTTGGCCCCGAAGTTGGCCCCGAAGTTGGCTCCTAGGTTGGCCCCGTGGACGGCGAGCCGGGCCGTCCGGAACCGGTCGGCGACCGCGTGCCCGGGTTGTCCGGAGCGTCACCGAGCCCCGCGCGCGAGGAGACCCGATATGGCGATCATGCTGGTCGGTGGGGTGCCGCTGCCGACAGCCCCGGCCCGGCGAGGACCCCGGTGGAGCGGGCGTTCAGGGCATACCTTGATACCCAGATGAAACAGACGCGAAGCGGAGTATCGGTGACTGACTCGACCATCATCTATACACACACTGACGAGGCTCCGGCCCTGGCGACGTACTCGTTCCTGCCCGTGGTCCAGGCGTACGCCGCGACGGCCGGGGTTAGTGTCGACAGCCGCGACATCTCCCTGGCGGGGCGGATCATCGCCAGTTTCCCCGAGGATCTCGAGGAGGCCCAGCGCATCGAGGACGCGCTCGCCGAGCTCGGTGAGCTGGCCAGGACGCCCGAGGCGAACATCATCAAGCTGCCGAACATCTCGGCTTCGATTCCGCAGCTGAAGGCGGCGATCGTCGAGCTGCAGAAGCGGGGCTATGCGCTGCCGGACTACCCGGACGACCCGAAGACCGACGAGGAGCGGGAGATCCGCGCCCGTTATGACAAGGTGAAGGGCAGCGCCGTCAACCCGGTGCTGCGCGAGGGCAACTCCGACCGCCGCGCCCCGGCCTCGGTGAAGAACTACGCCCGGACCCACCCGCACCGGATGGGCGCGTGGACACCCGACTCGAAGACGAACGTCGCCACGATGGGCGCCGGCGACTTCCGCTCCACCGAGAAGTCCACGATCATCGCCGCGGCCGGCACGCTGCGCATCGAGCTTGCGGGTGACGACGGCAGCACCACCGTCCTGCTCCCGTCCCTGCCGGTGCTGGCGGGCGAGGTAGTGGACGCGGCCGTCCTGCGGGTGGCCGCGCTGCGCGAGTTCCTCACCGCGCAGATCGCCCGGGCCAAGGCCGAGGGCGTGCTGTTTTCGGTGCACCTGAAGGCCACGATGATGAAGGTCTCCGACCCGATCATCTTCGGCCACGTGGTACGGGCCTTCTTCCCGAAGACGTTCGCCACCCACGGCGCGACGCTCGCCGCGGCCGGCCTGTCCCCGAACGACGGGCTCGGCGGTATCCTCAAGGGCCTGGAATCGCTGCCCGAGGGCGCGCAGATCAAGGCCTCCTTCGCCGCGGAGCTCGCCGAGGGCCCCGCCCTGGCAATGGTCGACTCCGACCGCGGCATCACCAACCTGCACGTGCCCAGCGACGTCATCGTCGACGCCTCCATGCCGGCCATGATCCGTACCTCCGGCCACATGTGGGGCCCGGACGGCCGGGAGGCGGACACCCTGGCGGTCCTGCCCGACTCGAGCTACGCCGGCATCTACCAGGTCGCCATCGACGACTGCCGGGCGCACGGCGCCTACGACCCCGCGACGATGGGCTCGGTGGCCAACGTCGGCCTGATGGCGCAGAAGGCCGAGGAGTACGGCAGCCACGACAAGACCTTCGAGATCCCCACCACGGGCACGGTGCGGATCGTCGACCAGGCCGGCACCGTGGTGCTGGAGCAGGCGGTCGCCGCCGGCGACATCTTTCGCGCCTGCCAGACCAAGGACGCGCCGATCCGGGACTGGGTGAAGCTCGCCGTCGCGCGCGCCCGCGCCACCGGTGACCCGGCGGTGTTCTGGCTCGACGAGAACCGCGCCCACGACGCGAGGCTGATCGAGAAGGTCCGGGCGTATCTGCCCGGGCACGACACCTCCGGGCTGCGGATCGAGATCAAGGCTCCGGTCGACGCGATCGCGTTCTCACTGGAGCGGATCCGCCGCGGCGAGAACACGATCTCAGTCACCGGCAACGTGCTGCGTGACTATCTGACCGACCTGTTCCCGATCCTGGAGCTCGGCACGAGTGCCAAGATGCTCTCGATCGTCCCGCTCATGAACGGTGGCGGCCTGTTCGAGACCGGCGCCGGCGGCTCCGCGCCCAAGCACGTCCAGCAGCTGCTCAGGGAGAACTACCTGCGCTGGGACAGCCTGGGCGAGTTCCTGGCGCTCGCGGCCAGCTTCGAGCAGTTCGCGCGGACGACGGGCAACGCGCGTGCCCAGGTGCTCGCCGACACCCTCGACCGCGCGACCGCCACCTTCCTCAACGAGGACAAGTCGCCCAGCCGCCGGCTGGGTGGCCTCGACAACCGCGGCAGCCATTTCTACCTGGCGCTCTACTGGGCGCAGGAGCTGGCCGCGCAGATCGGCGACCCCCGTCTCGCGGAGGCGTTCGCCGGTCTCGCCAAGACGCTCGCCGACCAGGAGAAGGCGATCGTCGACGAACTGATCGCGGTCCAGGGCTCGCCTGCCGACATCGGGGGGTACTACCAGCCCGACCCCGTCAAGGCCGCGGCCGTCATGCGTCCGTCGAAGATCTTCAACGAGGCCATCGCCAGCCTCGGCTGACGAGACCCGAGCGAGGGTCCCACGCCAAGGAGGGGGATCCCACGCGATAACGCGATGAGAGGAGGGCCCCGGCCTCCGGGTCCGGACCCGGACCCGGGGCCCTCCCGTCGTCGGCAGCGGCCATGCCGTGACTCCGTGTAGCGCAATGGCCTCCATCTGCCGCGGCGGAACTTCGCTCCAACGATGAATCGGCATATGGATTGTTATTCCGTCATCAACATGTCTGTTGAGGTTCATGGGCGGCGCCTAGCGTCAGCCGGGTAGTTGAGCGATTTTCCGGGCCAGTCAGTGATATTGAGCAGGGTTTCGGGCTGGTCGGTGATGACGACGCGCTGGAGTTGATCAGGTCCCGGTTGCCGGGCCTGTCGCCGGCGGAGCGGCGGGTCGCCGATGCGGTCCTGCCGGCGCCGCTGAAGGTCCTGGACATCTCGTGACCCGGACCGGCCGGGCCCTGATCTGACGCGTCCCCGCCGCCGGGCGATGCGGGCGAACGCCGCGGCCCGGCCGCCACAGCCCGGCCGCCGCGGCGGCGAGCAGGCAGCAGGCACCGGCTCCCGCCAGGGCCATCCAGGGGACCCAGCCACCCGGAGGATTCCACTGCGACGAGCCCAGGAACCAGGCCGGTCCATAGCTGCCCACGGCGCTGCGCTGCCAGTCCGTCCACAGGCCGACGGCATGCACCGCGACCACCGCCATGACGGCGACGGCGGGCCCCGCCCGGCGCAGGGTCGCGGGGATACGCGCGGCCCGCCGGGTCAGGATCTCCCCGGCCGCCAGGGGTACCAGCACCGCGATCGGCAGCAGGTACCGCCCGTAAACCGGGAAGCGCGTCTGCCGCAGGACCAGCACGTCGAGCACCACCGCCACCGCCACCACGCCGATCAGCACCGCGCCGAGGCGGATCCGCTGCCGCCAGGTTCCCACGACGAACGCCGCACCGAGCAGGACCAGCAGGCACGCGCCCCACGTCCAGTAGGCGAACGAGGGCATCCGCAGGCTCGCCCAGCCGAACACCCCGACCCACTGCCGTGCCCAGGCGGGCGCGTCGGACGACAGCTGCCGCAGCCCCTGCTCCGCGAGCTCACGGCGTATCCCCGGGTGTGGCTGCACGCGCCTCTCCCAGACCGCGGTCGCGACGACCCCGGCCACGGCGAGGGCGATCCACGGAACCGAGAGCCACCCGACCAGCCGGTGCCGCCGGGGCCCCTCCGTTGGCTGGGTCCCTTCTGTTGACCGGGGCCGCTCGACCGGCCGGGGCTGCTCGACGGCGGGTACCGCATCGACGGCCCGCGCCCGCGCGCGGGGGGCCGCGAGACCGGCGGCGATCATCGGGGTGAGCAGCACCCACAGGGGACCGGACGGCCGGGACAACGCCACCAGCGCGGCGACGAGGCCGAGGGCGGGCCAGATCCACCTCGGCGGCGCGCCCGGTCGACCGAGTCGCAGCGCCAGGGTGAACAACGCGGTCGCGCCCGCGATCTCCATCCCGTTCGTGCCGAGGACGGAACCCAGGAACAACGCCATCGGCGAGACCGCCAGCAGCACGCCGCCGACCGAGAGCAGTCCGGCGCGGGAATCCCAGGAGGCGAAGATAATGATCGTCAACAGCGTCACCACGATGGCAGCCGAGGTCGCCCGCCCGGCGTAGAGCGCGCCGTCCGCCGTGTGCGTGTGGATCATCACGGCACCCTCGACCGCGTAGAGATAGGGCTCATAGGTGCCCACGTAACTGAGGGCCCGCGTCGCCGGCGGCCGGGGGCGCGGACGGTCGAGGCACGCGACGGACACCCAGTCGCGGAAGAGGTCGCAGGGCAACCCCGCCGCGCCAGGGTTGAGCCCGGCGGGCAGGGCGAAGACGCGGCTGTTGCGATTGATCCAGTCGATCCGTTCGGCGCGGCCCGGTCCGTTGCCGAACGACGGATGTGCCAGCCTGCCGGGTGTTCCCGTCCATTGTCCGGTGCCCGCGCCGACCGCCTTCACGAAGTGGGCGGGCTCGTCGGGGCCGAACCCCGGCGGGTTGGTGGCGACCCAGGCCGCGACGAGCAGGAGGAACCCCGCGACGAGAAGCCGGGGAGGCAGCCGGGACGCACCCGGGGACCGGTCGGCCGTGCCACGCAGCCGGCCCCGCCGGCCCGGCCAGCCCGGCCGGCCCCGCCAGCCCGGCCAGCTACTTCGGCCACTCCGGTGATGCGCGGCACTGCCGGGACGGTCCGTCGCCGAACGGCACTCCGGTCCACCGGCCATGACTCCCCCGTCGCGCCCCGACGTCCGATGGTTCCCTCGCCCCATCGCACCCTGTCACGCTTATCTAACTCCACTGCATGATTGGCGGATTGGCGGGACCGGGCCGATCGTCCGCGGGTCGCCACCAGGGCCCGCCGGGCGGAACGGCGAGGCGGCGGGGCGGCGGGGCGGCGGGGCGGAGCGGAACTCAGCCGGCGCCGGGCACCGTGACGTTCTTCTCCGTGAAGCCGAAACCGGCCTGTCCGGCGGTCTGCTGGAAAGCGGTGAAGAGGTTCTCCTCGGAGTTGATGTCGGCATCCGTCGCGGTGCCGTTCTTCAACTTCCCGGTGAGGGTGTTGAACTTGTCGCTGATTGACTGCACCGCGTTGCACAGTGACGGGTTGGCCAGGGCGAACTTCTTGGCGACCTTGAGTTCGTGGACGGTGAACACGCCGGCGACCGCGGCCTTGGCGTAGGTACGTTTCCGTTTCGGGGCTCCGGATCGGAAGCCGCCGTTCTTCGCCGGCTTGTAGATGTACCGGTGGAAGGCCCCGAGCGCGAGGCCCGCGTGCACCGCGAACCGCGTCTTGGCGAAGGCCCTGCTGTTGCCGCCCGTCGGGCAGGCACCGCTGTACTCGGAGTCGTCGTCGGTGCCCGTCGAGCTGGATGCCGTGGCGCCCTGCACGGTCTTGGAGCCGCCGTTCGAGGAGTTGCACGCCCCGAGCAGCACGGCCGGGAGCAGCGCCACCAGCAGGACGATTCCCCATCGTGATGCGCGGCCCGCCGGTCTGGCGATCATCGAAGACATCCACTACCTACTTTCGACAGCGTTCGCCGGCATCGCGGATGTCCGGCGAACGATCTACGGCGTTACGCGTGCGATGGGTGACTCTAGACGAGTAGGCCCTGGATCGGAGCGGATGGGGCAAACGGGCAGGTGGGCAGGCAGGCAGACGGGCAGGCAGGCAGACGGGCAGGTGGGCAGGCAGGCAGACGGCGGCACAACGGGGTTTCGGGTCAGCGTTCGCTGCCGGTGACCGGCGTGCTGCGGGCCTCGGCCGGGACGGACCGGGCCGCGGGGTGGACCCGCCCGGCCGGCCCCGCGGCGAAGGCCTGCAGCAGGGTGGTGGTGACCTGGGTGACGAACCGCTGCACCGGCTCCCCATGGGCGCCCGGCCCGCAGACATCGAGCAGGGCGCACACCCACGCGCTGGTGCCGGCGTCGAAGACACCGGCCCCGGACGGCGCCGTGTAGTAGCTGACGTCGGAGTAGTCGGCCTGACCGTGGCAGGCCACCGGCGAGTGGGCCAGCACTTCGATCATCTGTGGCGTCGGCCGGTTGGGATCGACGCGATCATATTCGGACCCGATCATGCCCGGGATCCGGCTGCCCGCCGCCAGCCCCGTGCCGGCCAGCAGCCAGTGACCGGGGTTGGTCACCACCAGATCGGCGTGCACCGGGTTGCACTGGTACATGCCGCCGGTGAGCGAGCTCTCCGGGTCGGCGTTCGGCGGCGACGGCCAGTTCGCGGTGATCTGGCTGTTGTCCCGCCCGTACAGGGGGTCCTCGTTGGCGACCTTGTAGCCCGTTTCCAGCCGGTCGGGCCCATGGGGCGTGGGCGCGAGCCGGATCCGGCGGTATACGGCGTTGGCGCCGAGGAAGGCGATGTTCGCCCCGGCGTCCCGGGCGGCGGTCAGCGTCGCCCGCATCCGCGGCGAGTAGTACTCGTCGTGCCCCAGCGAGATCACCGCGCGGGCACCGTCGAACAGCCGCGGCTCGGCATGCAGGTCGATGTCGGTGGCATAGGCGAGCGGCAGGCCGAGCCGCTCTGCCAGCGTCACCAGGGGCGCCTCGTTCCCGGTGAAGTCCGCGGCACCGTCGCCGTAGCCGTAGGGCCGGTCGAACGAGACGACGCGGGCGCGGTCGGCGAAACCCCGCAGCCCGTGGTAAAGGCTGTAGCCTCCCCAGGCGTTGTACGCCTGCCAGGTGGTGACCGAGTTGAGGATCACGATCCTGCCCTGCGCGGACGGGCTGCGCACCGTCAACGGCACGTACGACTGGAATCCGTTGCTGCTGTCGAGGCGGAACAGGTAGTCGCCCGGCGGCCACGTCGCCGTGTCGAAGGTCACGGTCGGGGCCCACGACGCGGCCGACACGGTGTTCGTCGTCGCGTTCATCGCCGCCGACGGCTGGACCCGGCCGGGCAGCTCCTCCCGCCGGGTGATGAGCCGGCAGGTGTGGCCGCCGTACCAGCCGATCCGGAACACCGAGACGGCGAGCCGGCTCGCCGTGGTGGAGGCGAACAACCGTACGGGCTGACCGGGGTCGACGCCGACCCGGTCCAGCCAGCCCTCGACCGCGTGGCCCTCGCCGAGCCGGGCCAGCCCGCAGTCGGCGCCGGGCCGGGCGTTTTCGGCCTTGACGTCGAACCCGGCGGGCGTGTCCGGCTCCGTGGGTCTCCCGGACCCGCCCGACGCGTCGGTACCGGCCGACGGCCGGTTACCCGCCGCGGGCGATGAGCCGTCACAACCGGTGCCGACCAGCCCGATCAGGCCGACCAGCGCGACGGCCGTCAACGCGACACGGGGTGACACGGGACGGGATCGCACGGCGCCCGACCGGACGATGCCCGACCGGACGATGCCGGAGGGGACGATGCGGCCGCCGGTCGGGCGCCTGTCCTGCCGCAGTCCCGACGCAATCTGCGATCGCAAGCCGCCCCCGTCCCTACCCGATCTTCACCTCGCTCCCGTGCCGGATCGCTATCCGATCGACCTGATGGCTCAGTGCGAGGATGTGGCGGGTCAACCGTAGCCGCAGGCCCGGGGGACCCGCCCAGCGCGCTGTGACCCTGTCCTGCGTCGTGACCCTGTCCTGCGTCGTGACCTGCGCTGCGTCGTGACCTGCGCTGCGTCGTGACCTGCGCTGCGCCGAGGCACCCGTGATGCGTCGGGCACCTACTATGACCGGATGGTTGCGAGGCCGGAGGACGGCGTGAGCTGTCAGGCGCTGACTCCGGTCTTCGCGCTGCTGGGGAAGCGGTGGAGCGGTCTGATCATCAGTACGCTGATGGCTGGCCCGGCGAGGTTCTCCGAGATAGCGAAGCTGGTGCCGGGGGTGAGCGAGCGGATGCTGTCGGGCCGCCTCACCGAACTCGTCCAGGCCGGCCTCGTGGAGCGTGAGGTTCTCGAGGGGCCGCCGGTGGCGACGCGTTATCGGCTCACCCGGCGGGGCGAGGGGCTGCGCACGGCGCTGCACGAGCTGGAGGTGTGGGCGCAGGAGCATCTCGTCGCGCGCGGGGAGCCGCCGTGTCCCAGGACCCCCTGACCGGGGCTTGCTGACCGGGGCTTGCCGGGCCGGTGGAGGTGCCCGCGGCCTCCGTCGCGAGCCCGGATGATCTCGGGGCGCGGGCTCGCGACGGCGCGGGACCGGTTGGGGAGCCGGGTTGATCAGGGGGCGATGAACTGCAGGTCGAGCTCGATCTTGACCTTGTCGGAGAGGGCGAGCCTGCCGGCACCGA
Coding sequences within:
- a CDS encoding isocitrate lyase/PEP mutase family protein: MDDNTTAQHRKAVIFRELHEQASPFVMANAWDAGTARLLTQAGFVAIGTTSAGLAFSHGVADGANLIDRTLTFANVRAIAAATPLPVSADLESCFAQTPRDVEKTVLLAAEAGAVGGSIEDATGIPQAPILALDDAVARVGHAVAAARSLPFPFVITARAENFLYGHPDLEDTIRRLQAYAAAGADVLYAPGLLGPDSIREVCKRVQGPVNVLVGPPPFPSVTELGLLGVRRISFGSLLPRIALAAVLRAAREIHEEGTFSCAAEATPYAQANQMMSSEVR
- a CDS encoding NADP-dependent isocitrate dehydrogenase; translation: MTDSTIIYTHTDEAPALATYSFLPVVQAYAATAGVSVDSRDISLAGRIIASFPEDLEEAQRIEDALAELGELARTPEANIIKLPNISASIPQLKAAIVELQKRGYALPDYPDDPKTDEEREIRARYDKVKGSAVNPVLREGNSDRRAPASVKNYARTHPHRMGAWTPDSKTNVATMGAGDFRSTEKSTIIAAAGTLRIELAGDDGSTTVLLPSLPVLAGEVVDAAVLRVAALREFLTAQIARAKAEGVLFSVHLKATMMKVSDPIIFGHVVRAFFPKTFATHGATLAAAGLSPNDGLGGILKGLESLPEGAQIKASFAAELAEGPALAMVDSDRGITNLHVPSDVIVDASMPAMIRTSGHMWGPDGREADTLAVLPDSSYAGIYQVAIDDCRAHGAYDPATMGSVANVGLMAQKAEEYGSHDKTFEIPTTGTVRIVDQAGTVVLEQAVAAGDIFRACQTKDAPIRDWVKLAVARARATGDPAVFWLDENRAHDARLIEKVRAYLPGHDTSGLRIEIKAPVDAIAFSLERIRRGENTISVTGNVLRDYLTDLFPILELGTSAKMLSIVPLMNGGGLFETGAGGSAPKHVQQLLRENYLRWDSLGEFLALAASFEQFARTTGNARAQVLADTLDRATATFLNEDKSPSRRLGGLDNRGSHFYLALYWAQELAAQIGDPRLAEAFAGLAKTLADQEKAIVDELIAVQGSPADIGGYYQPDPVKAAAVMRPSKIFNEAIASLG
- a CDS encoding DUF2142 domain-containing protein, whose translation is MAGGPECRSATDRPGSAAHHRSGRSSWPGWRGRPGWPGRRGRLRGTADRSPGASRLPPRLLVAGFLLLVAAWVATNPPGFGPDEPAHFVKAVGAGTGQWTGTPGRLAHPSFGNGPGRAERIDWINRNSRVFALPAGLNPGAAGLPCDLFRDWVSVACLDRPRPRPPATRALSYVGTYEPYLYAVEGAVMIHTHTADGALYAGRATSAAIVVTLLTIIIFASWDSRAGLLSVGGVLLAVSPMALFLGSVLGTNGMEIAGATALFTLALRLGRPGAPPRWIWPALGLVAALVALSRPSGPLWVLLTPMIAAGLAAPRARARAVDAVPAVEQPRPVERPRSTEGTQPTEGPRRHRLVGWLSVPWIALAVAGVVATAVWERRVQPHPGIRRELAEQGLRQLSSDAPAWARQWVGVFGWASLRMPSFAYWTWGACLLVLLGAAFVVGTWRQRIRLGAVLIGVVAVAVVLDVLVLRQTRFPVYGRYLLPIAVLVPLAAGEILTRRAARIPATLRRAGPAVAVMAVVAVHAVGLWTDWQRSAVGSYGPAWFLGSSQWNPPGGWVPWMALAGAGACCLLAAAAAGLWRPGRGVRPHRPAAGTRQIRARPVRVTRCPGPSAAPAGPHRRPAAPPATGPATGT
- a CDS encoding N,N-dimethylformamidase beta subunit family domain-containing protein, with translation MSPRVALTAVALVGLIGLVGTGCDGSSPAAGNRPSAGTDASGGSGRPTEPDTPAGFDVKAENARPGADCGLARLGEGHAVEGWLDRVGVDPGQPVRLFASTTASRLAVSVFRIGWYGGHTCRLITRREELPGRVQPSAAMNATTNTVSAASWAPTVTFDTATWPPGDYLFRLDSSNGFQSYVPLTVRSPSAQGRIVILNSVTTWQAYNAWGGYSLYHGLRGFADRARVVSFDRPYGYGDGAADFTGNEAPLVTLAERLGLPLAYATDIDLHAEPRLFDGARAVISLGHDEYYSPRMRATLTAARDAGANIAFLGANAVYRRIRLAPTPHGPDRLETGYKVANEDPLYGRDNSQITANWPSPPNADPESSLTGGMYQCNPVHADLVVTNPGHWLLAGTGLAAGSRIPGMIGSEYDRVDPNRPTPQMIEVLAHSPVACHGQADYSDVSYYTAPSGAGVFDAGTSAWVCALLDVCGPGAHGEPVQRFVTQVTTTLLQAFAAGPAGRVHPAARSVPAEARSTPVTGSER
- a CDS encoding winged helix-turn-helix transcriptional regulator; protein product: MVARPEDGVSCQALTPVFALLGKRWSGLIISTLMAGPARFSEIAKLVPGVSERMLSGRLTELVQAGLVEREVLEGPPVATRYRLTRRGEGLRTALHELEVWAQEHLVARGEPPCPRTP